Proteins encoded by one window of Musa acuminata AAA Group cultivar baxijiao chromosome BXJ2-9, Cavendish_Baxijiao_AAA, whole genome shotgun sequence:
- the LOC135623949 gene encoding uncharacterized protein LOC135623949, giving the protein MDEQIPSEAPRGLPIPDVFPDPTEPNTKMLTIKIAGPSSENGETSIPISPSISISPHLNSPSPPSSAFVSALQSPYISPRALELPCENNNTTPSATIPSPVSYSCSHSDDIPSTSYTPPSERYGSLADQIDQKPKFSDAAAPRISFSFPVPRISFTKCSDSPSANAKLRSCDVYIGFHGQNNNLIRFCKWLKSELELQGIASFVADREKYSDTQRHEIADRVICSATFGVIAVTPSSFLNPLSVEEVRFFAQKRNLIPLLFDTELSEIASLLDGRLEGKECREAFEGLTKCNEFKLETNHSNWRSCISKAVAILKSKLARKSSTDKENDGFEELPFPRNRHFVGREKEMTEIEATFFGCCEVHEMEHPKQPLVNGGSSDGFADEESDTVRTSGKYISLEMRKCKEPTLEAWIEPAIELTSKGRSLQKQRSKHKKSRSGGNKGYGNANVFCVNGASGIGKTELALEFAYRYAQRYKMVLWIGGEARYFRQNILNLSMNLGLDVSSEGEKERGRIRSFDEQEFDAFQRVKRELFRDIPYLLVIDNLETEKEWWEGKDLHDLIPRNTGATHVIITTRLPKVMSFEPMQLPLLSLADSLLLLRGRRKDYSAEEIEVLKKFDERLARLSFGLSVIGSLLSELAISPSELLEAIDRISLSDSTVPLVGSEDGFCRNNAFLIKVLVFCFAVLDRAKGRSLASRMVLTGAWFATAPVSSALLAAASNNLHTRGSFHQWGKGLTAAFLLCGSKCYLPPQAQKIEVESALLLVKLGLAKGTARQPGCWIQFHPITQTFARRRGGLPPAMATVHGMMKVGNATANFDHLWASAFLIFGFKSEPPLVQLKAVDMVFFIKKTALPLAIRSFMTFSRCSSALELLKVCTNVLEEVEKSFVSQIQDWNQGSLCWKKRLHSDQKVDEYVWQDVTLLKATLLETRAKLLLRGGHFDNGEELCRTCISIRTVMLGHNHAQTLAAQETLAKLVRYRSKI; this is encoded by the coding sequence ATGGATGAACAGATTCCATCTGAAGCTCCTCGAGGCCTTCCGATCCCTGATGTTTTCCCAGATCCCACGGAACCAAATACGAAGATGTTAACCATCAAAATAGCAGGGCCTTCATCTGAGAATGGCGAGACATCTATCcccatctctccttccatatcaatCTCTCCACACCTGAATTCACCTTCTCCACCATCCTCTGCATTTGTTTCAGCATTACAGTCACCTTATATATCTCCAAGAGCCTTAGAACTACCATGTGAGAACAACAACACTACACCATCAGCTACAATCCCATCACCGGTTTCGTACTCCTGTTCACATTCTGACGACATCCCAAGCACTTCCTACACTCCTCCATCAGAAAGATACGGCTCTCTGGCTGACCAGATCGACCAAAAGCCCAAGTTCTCCGATGCAGCAGCACCTCGTATCTCATTCTCCTTTCCGGTCCCTCGGATCTCATTCACCAAATGCTCGGACTCTCCTTCGGCCAATGCCAAGCTCCGAAGCTGTGATGTGTACATCGGATTCCATGGCCAAAACAACAATCTCATTCGCTTCTGTAAATGGCTCAAGTCTGAGCTTGAGCTCCAAGGAATAGCCTCATTTGTTGCTGATCGAGAAAAGTATTCGGATACTCAGAGACATGAGATCGCCGATCGAGTCATATGCTCTGCGACCTTTGGTGTCATTGCAGTGACACCATCTAGTTTTCTTAATCCTCTGAGTGTCGAGGAGGTCAGGTTCTTTGCTCAGAAGAGAAATCTCATTCCGCTTCTGTTCGATACCGAGCTCTCAGAGATCGCAAGTCTTCTTGATGGGAGGTTGGAGGGTAAGGAATGTAGGGAAGCATTTGAAGGATTGACCAAGTGCAATGAGTTCAAGCTCGAAACAAACCATAGCAACTGGAGAAGCTGCATATCGAAGGCGGTCGCGATCCTAAAATCGAAACTTGCAAGGAAGAGTAGCACAGACAAGGAAAACGATGGCTTTGAAGAATTACCCTTTCCTCGAAACAGACATTTTGTCGGTAGAGAGAAGGAGATGACGGAGATCGAGGCTACTTTCTTCGGATGTTGTGAAGTTCATGAGATGGAGCATCCAAAGCAGCCGCTGGTGAATGGTGGCTCGAGTGATGGATTCGCCGATGAGGAGAGTGATACAGTTAGAACAAGCGGGAAGTACATTAGTCTGGAAATGAGGAAGTGCAAAGAGCCTACTTTGGAAGCTTGGATAGAACCAGCGATTGAGCTTACAAGCAAAGGAAGAAGCCTTCAGAAGCAACGGTCGAAGCACAAGAAATCACGTAGCGGAGGCAACAAAGGTTATGGCAATGCCAACGTGTTCTGTGTCAATGGGGCTTCAGGCATCGGGAAGACAGAGCTCGCCTTGGAGTTTGCCTACAGGTACGCTCAGAGATACAAGATGGTGCTGTGGATTGGTGGTGAAGCAAGGTACTTCAGACAGAACATTCTGAATCTGTCAATGAACTTGGGATTGGATGTCAGTTCAGAGGGAGAGAAGGAAAGAGGGAGGATAAGGAGCTTCGACGAACAGGAGTTTGATGCATTCCAAAGGGTGAAGAGGGAGCTCTTCCGAGATATCCCTTACTTGCTGGTGATCGACAATCTTGAGACAGAGAAGGAATGGTGGGAAGGAAAAGATCTGCATGATCTGATTCCAAGGAACACCGGAGCCACCCATGTGATCATCACGACGAGACTTCCCAAGGTAATGAGCTTCGAGCCAATGCAACTTCCACTGCTTTCCTTGGCAGATTCTCTCCTCCTCCTTAGAGGCAGAAGGAAGGACTACTCGGCCGAGGAGATTGAAGTACTAAAAAAATTCGACGAGAGGTTGGCAAGGTTGAGCTTTGGGTTGTCGGTAATCGGCTCCCTTCTTTCTGAGCTGGCAATTTCACCATCCGAATTGCTTGAAGCAATCGACAGGATCTCCCTCAGCGATAGTACTGTTCCCTTGGTTGGTAGCGAGGATGGTTTCTGCAGGAACAATGCATTCCTAATCAAAgtattggtgttctgctttgcggTACTGGATCGAGCTAAAGGAAGAAGCCTTGCGTCAAGGATGGTGCTCACTGGTGCATGGTTCGCTACTGCCCCCGTTTCTTCAGCATTACTAGCAGCTGCTTCTAATAATTTACACACAAGAGGAAGCTTTCATCAATGGGGGAAAGGTCTCACTGCTGCTTTCCTCCTCTGTGGCTCCAAATGTTATTTACCACCCCAAGCTCAAAAAATCGAAGTGGAATCTGCTCTCCTGCTGGTTAAACTTGGCCTGGCAAAAGGAACTGCAAGACAGCCTGGATGCTGGATCCAATTCCACCCGATCACCCAAACGTTTGCCAGGAGGAGAGGCGGGCTGCCGCCAGCCATGGCCACGGTGCATGGCATGATGAAGGTCGGTAACGCCACGGCGAACTTTGACCACCTATGGGCTTCGGCGTTTCTTATCTTCGGATTTAAATCAGAACCCCCTCTGGTTCAGCTCAAGGCAGTTGACATGGTCTTCTTCATAAAAAAGACGGCACTTCCTCTAGCAATCCGGTCCTTCATGACCTTCTCAAGGTGCAGTTCAGCTCTGGAGCTCCTGAAGGTGTGCACCAACGTGCTCGAGGAGGTGGAGAAATCATTTGTATCTCAGATACAGGATTGGAACCAAGGATCTTTGTGCTGGAAAAAGAGGCTGCACTCCGATCAGAAGGTGGATGAATATGTTTGGCAGGATGTGACGCTCCTCAAAGCGACATTGCTGGAGACTCGGGCGAAGTTGCTGCTGAGGGGAGGGCATTTTGACAATGGCGAAGAGCTATGTAGAACTTGTATCAGTATCAGGACGGTGATGCTAGGCCATAACCACGCTCAGACTTTGGCTGCTCAGGAAACATTAGCCAAGTTGGTCAGATATAGAAGCAAGATATGA